TGATCACCCAGCCGCTGCCGCGTCGCCTGCACGGTCCGGCGGGCCTGGCGGTGGGCGCTGGTGCCGTGTGGATCGCTGAGACCGATGCACACGCCGTGCTGCGTTTTGACCCGGACAGTGGCGTGCTCAGCGAAGTGCCGATCAGCGAATGACCGACGTCACCGCACCGGCCTTCGACGGCAAGGCCTTCGCGGCCCAGCTGAGCACCGCCCCCGGCGTCTACCGCATGTACGCGGCCGACGACACGCTGCTGTACGTGGGCAAGGCGCGCGCGCTGCGCAACCGCGTGGGCAGCTACTTCAACGGCAGCCCGAAGAACGCGCGCATCATGTCGATGCTGTCGCAGATCGCGCGCATGGACGTGACCGTCACACGTTCGGAAGGCGAGGCGCTGCTGCTGGAAAACCAGCTGATCAAGTCGCTGTCACCGCGCTACAACGTGTCCCTGCGCGACGACAAAACCTACCCGCATGTGCTGCTGACCCGCGAGGACTGGCCGCGCATTGCGCTTCACCGTGGCCCACGCGCGATTCCCGGGCGTTATTTCGGGCCGTACCCCGGTGTCACCGCGGTGCGCGAAACGCTGAACCTGATGCACAAGCTTTTCAAGCTGCGCAGTTGCGAGGACAGCGTGTTCCGCAACCGTTCGCGGCCTTGCCTGCAGTACCAGATCGGCCGTTGCAGCGCCCCCTGCGTGGATCTGGTGCCCGCACCGGAGTACGCCGAATCGGTGCGTCGCGCCACCCTGTTCCTGGAAGGCAAGAGCGACGAACTGACCCGCGAGCTGGGCGAGCAGATGCAGGGCGCCAGCGAGGCGCTGGAGTTCGAGCAGGCCGCGCGCCTGCGTGACCTCATCGCGTCGCTGCGCAGCATGCAGACCCGCCAGTACGTCGATGGCCGTGCCGCCGACCTGGATGTGCTGGCCGTGGCCATGCAGGGCTCGCAGGCCTGTGTGCTGCTGCTCGCCTTCCGTGATGGACGCAACCTCGGCACGCGCCCCTTCTTCCCGCGCACCAACGGCGAAGACAGCCCGGAAGAGGTGCTGGCCGCGTTCGTGTCGCAGTATTACATCGAATTCGAGCCGCCGCGCGAGATCCTGCTCGACCGGCAGATTCCCGATGCCGACCTGCTGGTGGCCGCACTTTCCGCCTCGGCCGAGCGCAAGG
Above is a genomic segment from Stenotrophomonas sp. ESTM1D_MKCIP4_1 containing:
- the uvrC gene encoding excinuclease ABC subunit UvrC, which codes for MTDVTAPAFDGKAFAAQLSTAPGVYRMYAADDTLLYVGKARALRNRVGSYFNGSPKNARIMSMLSQIARMDVTVTRSEGEALLLENQLIKSLSPRYNVSLRDDKTYPHVLLTREDWPRIALHRGPRAIPGRYFGPYPGVTAVRETLNLMHKLFKLRSCEDSVFRNRSRPCLQYQIGRCSAPCVDLVPAPEYAESVRRATLFLEGKSDELTRELGEQMQGASEALEFEQAARLRDLIASLRSMQTRQYVDGRAADLDVLAVAMQGSQACVLLLAFRDGRNLGTRPFFPRTNGEDSPEEVLAAFVSQYYIEFEPPREILLDRQIPDADLLVAALSASAERKVQLKWNVRGERAGYLELASRNAQLTLATELNSRNAQHARSEALREMLGLAEPVKRVECFDISHTMGEATVASCVVFDAAGPVRAQYRRFNISGIEPGDDYAAMHQAIDRRFRRAVEEQGVLPDVLLIDGGAGQLAQAQAALADLGVEGVLLVGVAKGVERRAGHEALVMPDGRELRPGAANPALQFIQQVRDEAHRFAITGHRGRRQKARMTSKLEDIPGIGPRRRASLLKHFGGLVGLKAAGEAEIAKVEGINDALAARIYANLHGLATPDPAE